One genomic segment of Bacteroidota bacterium includes these proteins:
- a CDS encoding HU family DNA-binding protein: MTKADIIDRVATGTGLTKIETEAVINGFISVIKESLMDEERIEIRGFGTFRVQERAPRTARNPRTNEEVMVESCYVPVFKPSQQFRNDVMDAASERHKRDRAT, translated from the coding sequence GTGACAAAGGCTGATATTATAGATCGTGTTGCTACAGGCACCGGGCTAACCAAAATCGAAACGGAAGCCGTTATTAATGGCTTCATCAGTGTGATTAAAGAATCGCTCATGGATGAGGAGCGCATTGAGATTCGCGGGTTTGGTACCTTCCGGGTGCAGGAACGGGCACCCCGAACTGCGCGTAATCCTCGCACCAATGAAGAGGTAATGGTTGAGTCATGTTATGTCCCCGTATTCAAGCCATCCCAGCAGTTTCGCAATGATGTTATGGATGCCGCGAGCGAGCGGCACAAGCGGGATCGCGCCACCTAG